The region CCCGCAGCCGCGTGAGCACCGTCTCGGCGTGGATGTCCTCGACGTGTCCCGCCACCGACGCCTCCACCGCCTGCTCCAGCACGTCGGCGGCGCGGAACAGCACGTCCATCACCTCGGGCGTGATCTGCATCGCGCCGCGGCGCACGCGGTCGAGCAGCGTCTCCATCTCGTGCGACAGCTCGGCGACCACGCCATAGCCCATCGTGGCGCTCATCCCCTTCACCGTGTGCACGGCGCGGAAGATCGCGCTCACCGGTTCATCACCGCCGCCGCCGCGTTCCAGCTCCAGCAGCCCGTGGTTGAGCGCCGAAACGTGTTCGCGGCTCTCGGTGAGGAATAGCTCGGCGTATTGGGTGGTATCCAACGGCCTGATTATCCCAGCACGCGCTGGACGGCTTCGAGCACGCGGCTTGGCTGGAAAGGTTTGACCACGAAGTCCTTGGCGCCGGCCTGGATCGCTTCCACCACCAGCGCCTGCTGCCCCATCGCGCTGCACATGAGGATCTTCGCCTGCGGATCGAACTTCGCGATCTCCCGCACCGCGTCGATGCCGCCCATGTCGGGCATCACGATGTCCATCGTCACCAGATCCGGCCGCAGCTGCTTGTACTTCTCCACGGCCTGCAGGCCCGTCTCCGCCTCGCCCACGATCTCGAACCCGGCCGACTGCAGGATGTCCCCCACCATCGTCCGCATGAAAATCGCGTCATCACAGATCAGCACGGTATGGCTCACGCTACTCCCCCTACGAGGATGTTCGACGCTCCACCGTCCTACCCAGCGCCACTCACACCAACACCTGTCCAACCAACACCGGGATATCAAGTACTATGACGACTGTCTCCCCCAGATGTCCCAGTCCGCGCACCACCTCGTCGGCCCGTTCTCCGGCCGCCCGCTCCACCCGCAGTAGCGCGACGTCCATCACGTCGCCCACGGCCAGCCCCAGATGCCGGCCGCCCACCTCGACGATGATGATCGAGCCCTCCTGGGTGAGCGTCCGGTCGCCCTCCAGCCGCACGCCCAGATCCACCACGGTCAGGATCGCCCCGCGCAGATTGATCAGCCCGTTGACGTAGGGCTTGGTGCCGGGCAGCCGCGTGGCGGCGCGCACGGGAATGATCTCCCGCACCGCGGCGATGTCGCATCCGTAGACCGCCTGCCCCACGCGGAACAGCAGCGTCCGCGTGTCCGTGGGCTCACGCATCGACTCGGTAGAAACCAAAGTACTCCAGAGGATCGGTGTCGCCGACGACGGCGTCGCGGCCGGCCACGGCGGCCAGCGCTCGGCGCAGATCATCGGGCAGGGGCGATCGCAATTCGATCCTGGCACCCGTCGCCGGATGCCGGAATGCCAGCCATGCCGCATGTAGAAAATGCCGCTTGGGAGGCAGCGAGACCAGACTCCGCCCCCCGCCGCCGCCGTACGTATCGTCCCCCACCACCGGATGCCCGATCGACGCCAGGTGGACGCGGATCTGATGGGTCCGCCCCGTGTGCAGGTGCGCTCGCAGCAGATCGGCGGCGTCGAACCGGGCCAGCCGGTGGAAGACGGTCTTGGCGGCGCGCCCCGTGGCCACGATCGCCATCCGTTTGCGGTCGTTCGGATCGCGGGCCACCGGACGGTCCACCGTGATCACGTCGGCGCTCAGGTG is a window of Gemmatimonadaceae bacterium DNA encoding:
- a CDS encoding chemotaxis protein CheW → MREPTDTRTLLFRVGQAVYGCDIAAVREIIPVRAATRLPGTKPYVNGLINLRGAILTVVDLGVRLEGDRTLTQEGSIIIVEVGGRHLGLAVGDVMDVALLRVERAAGERADEVVRGLGHLGETVVIVLDIPVLVGQVLV
- a CDS encoding response regulator, whose amino-acid sequence is MSHTVLICDDAIFMRTMVGDILQSAGFEIVGEAETGLQAVEKYKQLRPDLVTMDIVMPDMGGIDAVREIAKFDPQAKILMCSAMGQQALVVEAIQAGAKDFVVKPFQPSRVLEAVQRVLG